A region of Natribaculum luteum DNA encodes the following proteins:
- the ilvB gene encoding biosynthetic-type acetolactate synthase large subunit codes for MSERAAPVTHHEAQDSESTDADSSPDAELETDATPVTTGAESVVRALENAGVEYAFGVQGGAIMPVYHVLYGSEITHVTMAHEQGAAHAADAYGIVAGEPGVCLATSGPGATNLVTGIADADMDSDPMLALTGQVPTEFVGNDAFQETDTTGVTKPVTKDNTFSTDADAVGDDVGEAFALAGTGRPGPTLVDLPKDVTNGETDREPSEPRTPDTYEVQEAADPEIVRAAARRIEEAKKPVMLVGGGVIKGDATEEVREFAIEHEIPVVTTMPGLGAFPEDHELSMEMAGMHGTGYANMAITHCDTLIGVGTRFDDRLTGGIETFAPEAEVIHVDIDPAEISKNIHAEYPLVGDAATVVSQLAEEVDSSPQATKWRAQCQQWKSDYSMAYEAPEDEPVKPQFVVEAIDEATSDRAIVTTGVGQHQMWACQYWTFTEPRTWVSSHGLGAMGYGLPAAIGARLAADDDQEVICFDGDGSFLMTIQELAVAVRENMDITVAVLNNEYIGMVRQWQDAFFEGRHAASEYGWCPEFDKLAEAFGARGFRIDDYDDVAETIEAALAYDGPSVIDVHIDPREDVYPMVPSGGDNGQFALTEDQL; via the coding sequence ATGAGCGAACGCGCTGCACCAGTCACACACCACGAGGCACAGGATAGCGAATCGACCGACGCCGACTCGAGTCCCGACGCGGAACTCGAGACCGACGCGACGCCCGTCACGACGGGTGCCGAATCGGTCGTCCGCGCACTCGAGAACGCGGGCGTCGAGTACGCGTTCGGCGTCCAGGGCGGGGCGATCATGCCCGTCTACCACGTGCTGTACGGCTCCGAGATCACGCACGTGACGATGGCCCACGAACAGGGTGCGGCCCACGCAGCCGACGCCTACGGCATCGTCGCGGGCGAGCCGGGCGTCTGCCTGGCCACCTCGGGACCGGGTGCGACGAACCTCGTCACCGGCATCGCGGACGCCGACATGGACTCGGACCCGATGCTCGCGTTGACGGGACAGGTCCCGACGGAGTTCGTCGGCAACGACGCGTTCCAGGAGACCGACACCACTGGCGTCACGAAGCCGGTCACGAAGGACAACACCTTCTCGACCGACGCCGACGCGGTCGGCGACGACGTCGGCGAGGCGTTCGCACTCGCGGGTACGGGCCGACCCGGTCCGACCCTGGTCGACCTGCCGAAAGACGTCACGAACGGCGAGACCGACCGGGAGCCGAGTGAGCCACGGACGCCCGACACGTACGAGGTCCAGGAGGCGGCCGACCCCGAAATCGTCCGGGCGGCAGCACGGCGCATCGAGGAGGCCAAAAAGCCCGTCATGCTCGTCGGCGGCGGCGTCATCAAAGGCGACGCGACCGAGGAGGTCCGCGAGTTCGCGATCGAACACGAGATCCCCGTCGTGACGACGATGCCGGGACTCGGTGCGTTCCCCGAGGACCACGAACTCTCGATGGAGATGGCGGGAATGCACGGCACCGGCTACGCGAACATGGCGATCACCCACTGTGACACGCTGATCGGCGTCGGCACCCGCTTCGACGACCGGCTGACCGGCGGCATCGAGACGTTCGCGCCCGAGGCCGAGGTCATCCACGTCGACATCGATCCGGCCGAGATCAGCAAGAACATCCACGCGGAGTACCCCCTGGTCGGGGACGCCGCGACCGTCGTCTCGCAGCTGGCCGAGGAGGTCGACTCCTCGCCGCAGGCGACGAAGTGGCGCGCCCAGTGCCAGCAGTGGAAGTCCGACTACTCGATGGCCTACGAGGCTCCCGAGGACGAACCGGTCAAACCGCAGTTCGTCGTCGAGGCGATCGACGAGGCCACGAGCGACCGGGCGATCGTCACCACCGGCGTCGGCCAACACCAGATGTGGGCCTGCCAGTACTGGACGTTCACCGAACCGCGCACCTGGGTCTCGAGTCACGGCCTCGGCGCGATGGGCTACGGTTTGCCCGCCGCGATCGGTGCCCGACTCGCCGCCGACGACGACCAGGAAGTGATCTGTTTCGACGGCGACGGTTCGTTCCTGATGACGATCCAGGAACTCGCGGTCGCGGTGCGCGAGAACATGGACATCACCGTCGCGGTGCTCAACAACGAGTACATCGGGATGGTCCGCCAGTGGCAGGACGCCTTCTTCGAGGGGCGACACGCCGCCTCCGAGTACGGCTGGTGTCCCGAGTTCGACAAACTGGCCGAGGCCTTCGGGGCGCGTGGCTTCCGGATCGACGACTACGACGACGTCGCCGAGACGATCGAGGCCGCACTCGCCTACGACGGTCCCTCGGTGATCGACGTCCACATCGATCCCCGCGAGGACGTCTACCCGATGGTGCCAAGCGGCGGCGACAATGGACAGTTCGCACTGACGGAGGACCAGCTATGA
- the ilvN gene encoding acetolactate synthase small subunit encodes MTGELEGPAPEERPTPEGKRNSQGIRVDPEVEAEHEPRRTVISALVEHEPGVLSDVSGLFSRRQFNIESLTVGPTEDEERARMTIVVEEPDPGIEQVEKQLRKLVPVISVRELPSDAMRRELALIKVNATRPDQVAAVADMYGAKSVDASPETATVEITGSRQKIDAAIESFSQFGIREISRTGPTALARGTEDTAAGAPAAEQTSRQQPTQTQTTSDDD; translated from the coding sequence ATGACGGGCGAACTCGAGGGACCGGCGCCCGAGGAGCGGCCGACGCCGGAAGGCAAGCGTAACTCCCAGGGAATCCGGGTCGATCCCGAAGTCGAGGCCGAACACGAGCCCCGGCGGACGGTGATCTCGGCGCTCGTCGAACACGAGCCCGGGGTGCTCTCGGACGTCTCGGGACTGTTCTCGAGACGGCAGTTCAACATCGAGAGTCTGACCGTCGGGCCGACGGAGGACGAAGAGCGCGCACGGATGACGATCGTGGTCGAAGAGCCCGATCCCGGCATCGAGCAGGTCGAGAAACAGCTTCGAAAGCTGGTGCCGGTGATCTCGGTGCGCGAACTCCCGTCGGACGCGATGCGCCGCGAACTCGCGTTGATCAAGGTGAACGCGACTCGGCCCGACCAGGTCGCCGCCGTCGCCGACATGTACGGTGCCAAGAGCGTCGACGCGAGCCCGGAGACGGCGACCGTCGAGATCACGGGCAGTCGCCAGAAGATCGACGCCGCGATCGAATCGTTCAGCCAGTTTGGTATCCGCGAAATCTCTCGAACCGGCCCGACGGCGCTCGCCCGCGGCACCGAAGACACCGCCGCAGGCGCGCCAGCAGCAGAACAGACGAGCAGACAACAACCGACACAGACACAGACGACATCCGACGATGACTGA
- a CDS encoding alpha/beta hydrolase, whose translation MSRDDTLSGVDSRTVSTDRLETHVLERGDPNGEPVVFLHGNVSSSRFWEDTLAALDEEYYAVAPDMRGYGDSETKPVDATNGLGDFTADLEALLSALDVDEPVTLVGWSNGGGVAMDYTVTDPDAVDALVLVNPLSPYGFGGTKDVEGTACFPDYAGSGGGMANWEFVTGLEHRLREDEGEANPRTILRSFYVDSSHEFDPDREESYLTGMLDTAVGEQHYPGSVRDSENWPGVAPGETGVNNAISPKYCDLSDLVEIDSKPPILWIRGANDVIVSNESLFDLGTLGRMGEVDDWPGDDVFPPQPMVDQTRAVLESYEDQGGTFEEVVFEDVGHSPHVEVPDEFRERLDDVLEA comes from the coding sequence ATGTCCCGAGACGACACGCTCTCCGGCGTCGACTCCCGTACGGTTTCGACCGACCGCCTCGAGACGCACGTCCTGGAGCGTGGCGATCCGAACGGCGAGCCGGTCGTCTTCTTGCACGGCAACGTCTCCTCCTCGCGATTCTGGGAGGACACGCTGGCCGCCCTCGACGAGGAGTACTACGCCGTCGCGCCCGACATGCGAGGATACGGCGACAGCGAGACGAAGCCGGTCGACGCGACGAACGGCCTCGGCGACTTCACTGCCGACCTCGAGGCGCTCCTGTCGGCACTCGACGTCGATGAGCCGGTCACGCTCGTCGGCTGGTCGAACGGCGGCGGCGTCGCGATGGACTACACGGTCACCGACCCCGACGCCGTCGACGCGCTCGTGCTCGTCAACCCGCTGTCGCCGTACGGCTTCGGCGGGACGAAAGACGTCGAGGGGACGGCGTGTTTCCCCGACTACGCCGGCTCGGGCGGCGGGATGGCGAACTGGGAGTTCGTCACCGGGCTTGAGCACCGCCTCCGCGAGGACGAGGGTGAGGCGAACCCGCGAACCATCCTCCGGTCGTTCTACGTCGACTCGAGCCACGAGTTCGATCCCGACCGCGAGGAGTCGTACCTCACCGGGATGCTCGATACCGCGGTCGGCGAGCAGCACTACCCCGGGTCGGTACGCGACAGCGAGAACTGGCCCGGCGTCGCACCCGGCGAGACGGGCGTGAACAACGCCATCTCGCCGAAGTACTGCGATCTGTCCGATCTCGTCGAGATCGATTCGAAACCGCCGATCCTGTGGATTCGCGGTGCGAACGACGTGATCGTCTCCAACGAGTCGCTTTTCGACCTCGGAACGCTGGGTCGGATGGGTGAGGTCGACGACTGGCCCGGCGACGACGTCTTCCCGCCCCAGCCGATGGTCGACCAGACCCGTGCCGTCCTCGAGTCCTACGAGGACCAAGGCGGGACGTTCGAGGAAGTCGTCTTCGAGGACGTCGGCCACTCGCCACACGTCGAAGTCCCCGACGAGTTCCGGGAGCGACTCGACGACGTGCTCGAGGCGTGA
- the ilvC gene encoding ketol-acid reductoisomerase, with amino-acid sequence MTENVADDFTTDIYYDDDADESHLEDTTVAVLGYGSQGHAHAQNLADSGVDVVVGLRENSSSRDAARADGLEVATPAEAAAQAEYVSVLVPDTVQPAVFEEIEPHLETGDTLQFAHGFNIHYNQIQPPEDVDVTMVAPKSPGHLVRRNFENDEGTPGLLAVYQDTTGEAAERALAYAKGIGCTRAGVIETTFQEEVESDLFGEQAVLCGGVTSLVKHGYETLVDAGYSPEIAYFECLNELKLIVDLMYEGGLGEMWYSVSDTAEYGGLTRGDEIVDESVRENMEEALEEVQNGEFAREWILENQAGRPSFTQLHEAEENHEIEAVGERLRDLFAWADEQTENEPADVPADD; translated from the coding sequence ATGACTGAGAACGTAGCTGACGACTTTACGACCGACATCTACTACGATGACGACGCAGACGAATCGCACCTCGAAGACACCACCGTCGCCGTCCTCGGCTACGGCAGCCAGGGCCACGCCCACGCCCAGAACCTCGCCGACAGCGGGGTCGACGTGGTCGTCGGCCTGCGCGAGAACTCCTCCTCGCGTGACGCAGCGCGAGCAGACGGCCTCGAGGTCGCCACCCCCGCCGAAGCGGCGGCCCAGGCCGAGTACGTCTCCGTGCTCGTTCCCGACACCGTCCAGCCGGCTGTCTTCGAGGAGATCGAGCCCCACCTCGAGACGGGTGACACACTCCAGTTCGCCCACGGCTTCAATATCCACTACAACCAGATCCAGCCCCCGGAGGACGTGGACGTGACGATGGTCGCGCCCAAGTCGCCGGGTCACCTCGTCCGCCGGAATTTCGAGAACGACGAAGGGACGCCCGGCCTGCTCGCGGTCTACCAGGACACGACCGGCGAAGCAGCCGAGCGCGCACTCGCGTACGCGAAAGGCATCGGCTGCACTCGTGCTGGCGTCATCGAGACGACCTTCCAGGAGGAAGTCGAATCCGACCTCTTCGGCGAGCAGGCGGTGCTGTGTGGCGGCGTCACCTCGCTGGTCAAACACGGCTACGAGACGCTCGTCGACGCCGGCTACAGCCCCGAGATCGCCTACTTCGAGTGTCTGAACGAACTCAAGCTCATCGTCGACCTGATGTACGAGGGCGGGCTCGGCGAGATGTGGTACTCCGTCTCCGACACGGCGGAGTACGGCGGGCTGACCCGCGGCGACGAGATCGTCGACGAGTCCGTCCGCGAGAACATGGAAGAAGCCCTCGAGGAGGTCCAGAACGGCGAGTTCGCTCGCGAGTGGATCCTCGAAAACCAGGCCGGACGCCCGAGTTTCACCCAGCTCCACGAGGCAGAGGAGAACCACGAGATCGAGGCGGTCGGCGAGCGCCTCCGTGACCTCTTCGCCTGGGCCGACGAACAGACGGAAAACGAACCGGCGGACGTTCCGGCAGACGACTAG
- the leuD gene encoding 3-isopropylmalate dehydratase small subunit: MSSDEVEIPEVDYVSGSGIPIRGNDIDTDQIIPARFMKVVTFDGLGEFAFFDLRFDDDDNQKDHPMNEERFQDSSVMVVNSNFGCGSSREHAPQALMRWGIDAIIGESFAEIFAGNCLALGIPTVTADSETIQELQDWVDENPDEEIEIDVEAEEVTYDDTTIDVTVDEAQRKALVEGVWDTTALMKSNADAVREKAKELPYVEDAAIPETK; the protein is encoded by the coding sequence ATGAGCAGCGACGAGGTCGAGATTCCGGAAGTCGATTACGTCTCCGGCTCGGGCATCCCGATCCGCGGGAACGATATCGACACCGACCAGATCATCCCTGCGCGCTTTATGAAGGTCGTCACCTTCGACGGGCTGGGCGAGTTCGCCTTCTTCGACCTGCGCTTCGACGACGACGACAACCAGAAGGACCACCCGATGAACGAGGAGCGGTTCCAGGATTCGTCGGTGATGGTCGTCAACAGCAACTTCGGCTGTGGCTCCTCGCGCGAGCACGCCCCCCAGGCGCTGATGCGCTGGGGCATCGACGCGATCATCGGCGAGAGCTTCGCCGAGATTTTCGCTGGCAACTGTCTGGCGCTCGGGATTCCGACCGTCACGGCGGACAGCGAGACGATCCAGGAACTGCAGGACTGGGTCGACGAGAACCCTGACGAAGAAATCGAGATCGACGTCGAAGCCGAAGAAGTCACCTACGACGACACCACGATCGACGTCACCGTCGACGAAGCCCAGCGCAAGGCCCTAGTCGAGGGCGTCTGGGACACGACGGCGCTGATGAAGTCCAACGCCGACGCGGTCCGCGAGAAGGCAAAGGAACTGCCGTACGTCGAGGACGCGGCGATTCCAGAGACGAAATAA
- a CDS encoding isocitrate/isopropylmalate dehydrogenase family protein, with protein MSHQIAVIPGDGIGQEVTPAAVDVLESLDIDFEFVEAEAGDAVKEETGEALPAETYDLAASADATLFGAAGETAADVILPLREAVDSFVNVRPAKAYPGIDAVRPETDLIFLRENTEGVYSGHEDRLTQDVSTLTRVVTESASRQLAEYACEFVAEHGHDGFTVVHKANVMRETDGLFRETVLEVADDHGVETDEVLMDAFATQVCLDPEQFDVVVCPNLAGDVLSDLAAGLVGGLGLLPSANVGPERALFEPVHGTAPDIAGESVANPAAKIISAAMMLEYLGHDDEAGTVREAVEDVLESGPRTPDLGGDASTEDVTNAVIDRL; from the coding sequence ATGTCTCACCAAATCGCCGTGATTCCGGGCGACGGGATCGGACAGGAAGTAACACCTGCTGCAGTCGACGTCCTCGAGTCGCTCGACATCGACTTCGAGTTCGTCGAAGCGGAAGCCGGCGACGCGGTCAAAGAAGAGACCGGCGAGGCACTGCCCGCAGAGACCTACGACCTCGCGGCGTCGGCCGACGCGACGCTGTTCGGCGCAGCCGGCGAGACGGCCGCAGACGTCATCCTGCCGCTGCGTGAGGCGGTCGACTCGTTCGTCAACGTCCGACCCGCGAAGGCGTATCCGGGGATCGACGCCGTTCGTCCCGAGACGGATCTAATCTTCCTCCGGGAGAACACCGAGGGCGTCTACTCGGGTCACGAGGATCGGCTCACTCAGGACGTCTCGACGCTCACCCGCGTCGTCACGGAATCTGCTTCTCGACAGCTCGCCGAGTACGCCTGCGAGTTCGTCGCGGAGCACGGCCACGACGGTTTCACGGTCGTCCACAAAGCGAACGTGATGCGCGAGACCGACGGCCTGTTCCGCGAGACAGTCCTCGAGGTCGCCGACGACCACGGCGTCGAGACCGACGAGGTGCTCATGGACGCCTTCGCGACGCAGGTCTGTCTCGACCCCGAGCAGTTCGACGTCGTCGTCTGTCCGAACCTCGCGGGCGACGTCCTCTCGGATCTGGCGGCGGGACTTGTCGGCGGGCTCGGCCTTCTGCCGAGCGCGAACGTCGGCCCAGAGCGCGCGCTGTTCGAACCCGTCCACGGCACCGCACCCGACATCGCCGGCGAAAGCGTCGCCAACCCCGCAGCGAAGATCATCTCCGCCGCGATGATGCTCGAGTACCTCGGCCACGACGACGAAGCCGGGACCGTTCGCGAGGCCGTCGAGGACGTCCTCGAGTCCGGTCCCCGCACGCCGGATCTCGGTGGCGACGCCTCGACCGAGGACGTGACGAACGCCGTGATCGATCGGCTCTGA
- a CDS encoding LeuA family protein, which translates to MQCLLQTRSALTPVRAVEFFKGTLDSTEEIETARVFDTTLRDGEQSPGTSFSYDDKREIAAVLDEMGTHVIESGFPVNSDAEFEAVRDIAESTSTTTCGLARVVDKDVEAALDSGVEMVHVFVSTSDVQIEDSMHATRDQVVQRAVESVERVKEAGVTCMFSPMDATRTDESFLIDVIDAVTEAGTDWINVPDTTGVATPGRYYDLIEKITAHTDARIDVHTHDDFGLATANALAGIEAGADQAQVSVNSIGERAGNAAYEEFVMAVESLYQADTGIDTTRISELSQVVEQKSGMDVPGNKPVVGENAFSHESGIHAAGVIENSDTFEPGVMTPEMIGAERRLVLGKHTGTHSVRERLVEQGYDPTEAEVRAVTRRVKDYGAEKRRVTVSDLERFAEEEDVARTREEVRA; encoded by the coding sequence ATACAATGTCTACTCCAGACGAGGTCGGCTCTGACACCAGTCAGGGCGGTCGAGTTCTTCAAGGGCACGTTAGATTCCACTGAAGAAATCGAGACGGCACGGGTCTTCGATACGACACTGCGGGACGGCGAACAGTCCCCAGGCACTTCGTTCTCCTACGACGACAAACGCGAGATCGCCGCGGTCTTAGACGAGATGGGTACCCACGTCATCGAATCCGGGTTCCCCGTAAACTCCGACGCGGAGTTCGAGGCGGTTCGCGATATCGCGGAGAGTACGTCCACGACCACCTGTGGACTTGCTCGCGTCGTCGACAAGGACGTCGAAGCTGCACTCGATTCTGGCGTCGAGATGGTTCACGTCTTCGTGAGCACCAGCGACGTCCAGATCGAAGACTCGATGCACGCCACACGAGACCAGGTAGTACAGCGCGCAGTCGAGTCGGTCGAACGCGTCAAAGAGGCGGGCGTCACCTGCATGTTCTCGCCGATGGACGCGACGCGAACCGACGAGTCGTTCCTGATCGACGTGATCGATGCAGTCACCGAGGCAGGAACGGACTGGATCAACGTCCCGGACACGACGGGCGTCGCCACGCCGGGGCGATACTACGATCTAATCGAGAAGATCACCGCCCACACCGACGCGCGGATCGACGTCCACACCCACGACGACTTCGGGCTTGCGACTGCAAACGCACTCGCCGGGATCGAGGCCGGTGCCGACCAGGCACAGGTCTCGGTCAACTCGATCGGCGAACGTGCGGGCAACGCCGCCTACGAGGAGTTCGTGATGGCCGTCGAGTCGCTCTACCAGGCCGACACTGGTATCGACACGACCCGGATCAGCGAACTCTCGCAGGTCGTCGAGCAGAAAAGTGGGATGGACGTGCCGGGGAACAAGCCCGTCGTGGGAGAGAACGCCTTCTCCCACGAGAGTGGCATCCACGCCGCGGGCGTCATCGAGAACTCCGACACGTTCGAGCCGGGCGTAATGACCCCCGAGATGATCGGCGCCGAGCGCCGACTCGTCCTGGGAAAACACACGGGCACCCACTCCGTTCGCGAACGCCTCGTCGAGCAGGGCTACGACCCGACCGAGGCAGAAGTCCGTGCGGTCACCCGCCGCGTCAAAGACTACGGTGCCGAGAAGCGCCGCGTGACGGTCTCGGACCTCGAGCGGTTCGCCGAGGAAGAAGACGTCGCGCGGACTCGAGAGGAGGTGCGCGCCTGA
- a CDS encoding thiolase family protein has translation MTDVVLVDAARTPHGRFLGSLADVSAIELGTTALEGLLERTAFSREAIDWVGLGNAIQAGLGQVPARQVAVNADLPDSVAATTINEASGSGLRAIALATDRIASGRIDAAVAGGMESMSNAPYLVPGMRRGRRHGDATLVDAMIRDSLWDETYDAHMGTLTEELVDRFDVSRERQDEYALRSHRRAAAAVEEGVFDSEIVSMATPGGELAEDEGPRPDTSLEALSDLAPSFDPDGTITAGNASDLSDGAGCVLLASDDAARDAGVDPLARVVDYAVAYDDPKWFGTAVGDAVASLLEANDLAVSDVDHFEINEAFAAPMVHVLDRLEIPEERFNPHGGAIALGHPIGASGGILTTTLAHSLAAADATRGVVGMSVGGGGGIAALLER, from the coding sequence ATGACCGACGTCGTTCTCGTCGACGCAGCGCGCACGCCACACGGACGATTCCTCGGCTCGCTCGCGGACGTCTCGGCGATCGAACTCGGGACGACCGCCCTCGAGGGGTTGCTCGAGCGGACCGCGTTCTCGAGGGAGGCGATCGACTGGGTCGGGCTGGGGAACGCGATCCAGGCCGGGCTCGGGCAGGTGCCCGCACGACAGGTTGCGGTGAACGCCGACCTGCCCGACTCGGTGGCAGCGACGACGATCAACGAGGCCTCCGGCTCGGGCCTGCGGGCGATCGCCCTCGCGACGGATCGGATCGCGTCCGGTCGGATCGACGCGGCCGTCGCCGGCGGTATGGAGTCGATGTCGAACGCGCCGTACCTCGTTCCCGGCATGCGCCGGGGGAGACGCCACGGCGACGCGACGCTCGTCGACGCGATGATTCGCGACTCGCTGTGGGACGAGACCTACGACGCCCACATGGGCACGCTCACGGAGGAACTCGTCGACCGGTTCGACGTCAGCCGGGAACGCCAGGACGAGTACGCACTCCGCAGTCACCGGCGGGCAGCAGCGGCCGTCGAGGAAGGGGTCTTCGACTCGGAGATCGTCTCCATGGCGACGCCAGGGGGCGAACTCGCCGAAGACGAGGGGCCGCGACCGGACACTTCCCTCGAGGCGCTTTCCGACCTCGCCCCGTCGTTCGACCCCGACGGGACGATCACGGCGGGCAACGCCTCGGACCTGAGCGACGGGGCGGGCTGTGTCCTGCTGGCGAGCGACGATGCCGCCCGCGACGCCGGCGTCGATCCGCTGGCTCGCGTGGTCGACTACGCCGTCGCCTACGACGACCCGAAGTGGTTCGGTACCGCCGTCGGCGACGCCGTCGCGTCGCTGCTCGAGGCGAACGACCTCGCCGTCTCCGACGTCGACCACTTCGAGATCAACGAGGCGTTCGCCGCGCCGATGGTGCACGTCCTGGATCGACTCGAGATCCCCGAGGAGAGGTTCAACCCCCACGGCGGCGCGATCGCGCTCGGCCACCCGATCGGAGCCAGCGGCGGGATCCTCACGACGACGCTCGCCCACTCGCTCGCGGCTGCGGACGCGACCCGCGGCGTGGTCGGGATGAGCGTCGGTGGTGGCGGCGGGATCGCGGCTCTGCTCGAGCGGTGA
- a CDS encoding ferritin-like domain-containing protein, whose product MTSEEITDLLTKAYIDEFETMMNYLANAIVLDGVHAEEVKESLEEDVQEELGHAQMLGERLKQLDESPPGSEEFEARQTNLQPPADTTDVQSVIEGVLEAEEDAIETYRSLVEAASDANDPVTEDVAVTILADEEAHHTEFRGFEKAFPAEQ is encoded by the coding sequence ATGACCTCGGAGGAAATCACCGACCTGCTCACGAAGGCGTACATCGACGAGTTCGAGACGATGATGAACTACCTCGCGAACGCGATCGTCCTCGACGGTGTCCACGCGGAGGAAGTAAAGGAGAGCCTCGAGGAAGACGTCCAGGAAGAACTCGGGCACGCCCAGATGCTCGGCGAACGGCTGAAACAACTCGACGAGTCGCCACCCGGCTCCGAGGAGTTCGAGGCCCGACAGACGAACCTCCAGCCGCCCGCGGACACGACCGACGTCCAGTCGGTCATCGAGGGCGTCCTCGAGGCCGAAGAAGACGCGATCGAGACGTATCGCTCGCTCGTCGAGGCCGCGAGCGATGCGAACGACCCGGTCACCGAAGACGTCGCGGTCACGATTCTCGCAGACGAGGAGGCCCACCACACCGAGTTCCGCGGCTTCGAGAAGGCGTTCCCGGCGGAGCAGTAG
- the leuC gene encoding 3-isopropylmalate dehydratase large subunit, translating into MSEGTLYDKVWDRHKVTTLPTGQDQLFVGLHLIHEVTSPQAFGMLRERDLEVAYPKLTHATVDHIVPTADQSRPYEEDAAEEMMSELEENVREAGIEFSDPTTGDQGIVHVIGPEQGLTQPGKTIVCGDSHTSTHGAFGALAFGIGTSQIRDVLATGTVAMEKQKVRKIQVDGELGEGVEAKDIILEIIRRLGTEGGVGYVYEYAGEAIENLNMEGRMSICNMSIEGGARAGYVNPDETTYEWLEETDYFQDNPEKFDDLKPYWESITSDEDAEYDDVVHIDASELEPVVTWGTTPGQGVGVTEPIPAPEDLPEEKQDTARRAQEHMRVEPGETMEGYDIDVAFLGSCTNARLPDLRRAAEIVEGRQVDDDVRAMVVPGSQRVQRAAEEEGLKDTFEEAGFEWRNAGCSMCLGMNEDQLEGDEASASSSNRNFVGRQGSKDGRTVLMNPQMVAAAAVTGEVTDVRDLKEVTVA; encoded by the coding sequence ATGAGCGAGGGAACACTGTACGACAAGGTCTGGGATCGCCACAAGGTGACGACGCTGCCGACCGGACAGGATCAGCTGTTCGTCGGCCTGCACCTCATCCACGAGGTCACGAGCCCGCAGGCGTTCGGGATGCTCCGCGAGCGCGACCTCGAGGTCGCGTATCCGAAGCTGACCCACGCGACGGTCGACCACATCGTCCCGACGGCCGACCAGTCCCGCCCCTACGAAGAGGACGCGGCCGAAGAGATGATGTCCGAACTCGAGGAGAACGTCCGCGAGGCCGGCATCGAGTTCTCGGACCCGACGACGGGCGATCAGGGAATCGTCCACGTCATCGGACCGGAGCAGGGCCTGACTCAGCCCGGCAAGACGATCGTCTGTGGGGACTCCCACACCTCGACCCACGGCGCGTTCGGCGCGCTCGCGTTCGGGATCGGCACCTCCCAGATTCGGGACGTGCTCGCGACGGGCACCGTCGCCATGGAGAAACAGAAGGTCCGCAAGATCCAGGTCGACGGCGAACTCGGCGAGGGTGTCGAAGCCAAAGACATCATCCTCGAGATCATCCGCCGACTCGGCACCGAAGGCGGCGTCGGCTACGTCTACGAGTACGCCGGCGAGGCCATCGAGAACCTCAACATGGAAGGGCGGATGTCGATCTGTAACATGTCCATCGAGGGCGGCGCTCGCGCGGGCTACGTCAACCCCGACGAGACCACCTACGAGTGGCTCGAGGAGACGGACTACTTCCAGGACAACCCCGAGAAGTTCGACGACCTCAAACCCTACTGGGAGTCGATCACATCCGACGAGGACGCCGAGTACGACGACGTCGTCCACATCGACGCGAGCGAACTCGAGCCAGTCGTCACCTGGGGCACCACGCCCGGCCAGGGCGTCGGCGTCACCGAGCCGATCCCGGCACCCGAGGACCTGCCCGAGGAGAAACAGGACACGGCCCGACGCGCCCAGGAACACATGCGCGTCGAACCCGGCGAGACGATGGAAGGCTACGACATCGACGTCGCCTTCCTCGGCTCCTGTACGAACGCCCGCCTGCCGGACCTGCGACGGGCCGCCGAGATCGTCGAGGGCCGACAGGTCGACGACGACGTTCGCGCGATGGTCGTCCCCGGCAGCCAGCGCGTCCAGCGCGCCGCCGAGGAGGAAGGGCTGAAAGACACCTTCGAGGAAGCCGGCTTCGAGTGGCGCAACGCCGGCTGCTCGATGTGTCTCGGCATGAACGAAGACCAGCTCGAGGGCGACGAGGCCAGTGCCTCCTCCTCGAACCGGAACTTCGTCGGCCGACAGGGCAGCAAGGACGGACGCACGGTCCTGATGAACCCGCAGATGGTCGCCGCGGCGGCGGTCACCGGGGAAGTGACTGACGTGCGCGACTTAAAGGAGGTGACCGTCGCATGA